One genomic window of Hydra vulgaris chromosome 03, alternate assembly HydraT2T_AEP includes the following:
- the LOC136078624 gene encoding uncharacterized protein LOC136078624, which yields MSFLKIEDPEKRDQVFKEFLDSSKKRIQQNYLYDKIGEANLQLDLTKLYKPLIDSQAGIKENISKIHDQANNFTLTFSDAYPEIMGEHAYKELMPSYEKTRTFKLGKVATDYLRIKTYFGTPGLWELITNFNPDKNLYTVDDLKNYKNILIQTDAITTKNPYKPRSSRSGKYREIIALIWRVIKKNEKRESKGIGLQTIILPSDLNALIEILELRIAAWKAVNAGSRNKAVATCDELLRQGVINSAQYESILNNL from the exons atgtcaTTTCTAAAAATTGAAGATCCTGAAAAAAGAGatcaagtttttaaagaattcttagatagtagtaaaaaaagaatacaGCAGAATTATTTATATGACAAGATAGGTGAAGCTAATTTACAGTTAGACTTGACAAAATTGTACAAGCCTTTAATTGATAGTCAAGctggaataaaagaaaacatatcTAAAATACATGATCAAGCTAATAATTTTACACTCACTTTTTCAGATGCTTATCCTGAAATAATGGGTGAGCATGCATATAAAGAACTAATGCCTTCTTATGAAAAAACTAGAACTTTTAAGTTGGGAAAAGTTGCAACAGATTATCTAAGAAT TAAAACATATTTTGGTACTCCTGGTCTTTGGGAGttgataacaaattttaatcctGATAAGAACTTATATACTGTAGATgatcttaaaaattataaaaatatattaatacaaacaGATGCAATTACTACTAAAAACCCATACAAACCAAGGTCATCTAGGAGTggaaaatacagagaaataataGCTCTAATTTGGAGagttataaagaaaaatgagaAGCGTGAATCAAAAGGAATAGGATTACAAACTATAATTCTTCCTAGCGACCTTAATGCACTAATTGAAATACTTGAATTACGTATAGCTGCATGGAAAGCAGTTAATGCTGGATCAAGAAATAAAGCTGTTGCAACTTGTGATGAATTATTACGGCAAGGTGTTATAAATAGTGCACAGTATGAATcgatactaaataatttataa
- the LOC136078623 gene encoding uncharacterized protein LOC136078623: MQFLDLLLQLQEKLIFDKISLFTPHVIPSDVERINLYKTIKSKVTIPVTFRARQCDTISVPQSTTFSWRLSVKTFPGKPRYIIVGFQTNKGGSQELNPSIFDHCDLKNKYIMLNQERYPAVDYNLSFPNQQYLRAYRDASVFSEKFYGMNELIKQSNIPPSEYKDLYPLMVLMLVIRKIKINSSRCTN; this comes from the coding sequence atgcaatttttagacTTGCTGCTGCAGCTGCAGGAAAAGTTAATCTTTGATAAAATATCATTGTTCACACCACATGTGATCCCATCAGATGTAGAAAGgattaatctttataaaactattaagtcAAAAGTAACAATTCCAGTAACTTTTCGCGCGCGGCAGTGTGATACTATATCTGTTCCACAATCTACTACATTTTCTTGGAGACTGAGCGTAAAGACATTTCCTGGAAAGCCAAGATACATTATTGTTGGATTCCAAACAAATAAAGGTGGAAGTCAAGAACTTAATccttcaatatttgatcattgtgaCTTGAAAAATAAGTACATTATGCTCAATCAGGAAAGATATCCTGCTGTtgattataatttatcattccCAAATCAGCAATATTTAAGAGCTTATAGAGATGCATCTGTGTTTAGTGAAAAATTTTATGGAATGAATGAATTGATCAAACAAAGCAACATACCTCCTTCTGAATACAAAGATTTATACCCACTTATGGTTTTGATGTTAGTAATCAGAAAGATTAAAATCAACAGTAGTAGGTGTACAAATTAA